A segment of the Lycium ferocissimum isolate CSIRO_LF1 chromosome 5, AGI_CSIRO_Lferr_CH_V1, whole genome shotgun sequence genome:
atgtatataatatgtatatcaatatatttatgtatatttatccttaatatacaaaacatacacaTTTTTCCCGCTATAATTCTTTAGAGCATTCAAAAAATGTAATATCCCAAAAAATTATCCCTTCTTTGAAGTTTAATACATTATTAATTCATCCCGTTTACGTATTTTTAGTTTCTGAAGGACTGGCTCCTAGCTCACCAACACCTCAAGTTTCCTTTGGGACAAATAGCAATTCAACTGTTGCTGGTATGAAGTTTTTATACTGTCTTAATGCTTTTCTATTATGTAATAACACAATGTTTCTATGCATTTGTTCTAGCACACAATGTTTCTATGCATTTGTATTaaaattttgcccttttttgTCTTGCATTTCAGCTTCGCCGATGGTGACAGTGGGCCCACCTAAGATGTCCAGCATTTTGGGATTTGGCGTTAACAACAGCTCTGCTATAAACTTAAATGCAAAGGGGAACTTGATGATCACGGTGCTATCTTCTTGGGGTGCATTATTCTGGCTCTAACCGTTTTCGTATTGTTTGTAAAGTCATTATTTGACTTAAAGTTTAGTTCAGACGTGATATGTAGCAAGTAGAATATGCTTGAGTACATGTTTTTCTATCATAGATTTGTTTGTCCACCCATTTTAAAACTAGTTATTCCCCTAGCCCCGTTTCAAGAATCATATGCTAATTTTATAACATATATTTATGCTCatatgccaatttttttttcaagtcatATGCCAATTTAATAGCATATCTTTATATCTGTACCAATGACTATACTCAGTCACATCTAAGGACGAATATATTGAAGTATTGGTGCCATATTCCCTTGAAGTAGCCCAGGAAAGTGCAACTTCTATTTATGATTTTTCACATCACAGAACAGGAAAGTCTCCTCTTAGGTTTTTATTAGTGAAGTCACATATTCAAATCCTTCATCGATCTCCTACAGCGGAAAATGAGTAGCTAAGCATAGAGTTGGGTGAGGACTCACAGGCTCCAGCTGTTAAAATTCATTAATCAAACTAAATACAATATGTTTCGATATTATCCAGTAATTTATTTACGTTTCAGCATGGAAATTTTGGCTGGAATATCTCTCACGCGAATTTATCACAATATGAAGAGTGAGAATCCTTCATTAGAAGAGAACTTATCTATTTCAGACTAGGTGCCTCAACCGCCAGATTTGCATTTAAAAAGTCTGGGTTACATCCCTCCAGTTCTTCTGGAAATTCTCACGATTGAATTGGTTCCTTGTACAAATTCGTATCCTTGAAATCGGTAGCTCCATCGATATTTTTGGCAACAGCAATGCCACATGCATTTTTCTGCAGTTAAAACACGCACTGATAGAACAACTGAACAAACTACAGCATCGTTATATGCACAACATAGTTATTGTTCTGCATCATGCCTCATCCCTCATCTATATGAATAATCAAACTTCATTGAGAGTTAGTTGAACAATGAGAATCACTTGGAAGTCTGCAATTTTAGTAATTGGAAATTAGAAATCTATTAACAGAACAGTCACTTAAAAATGGCAGGGAAACTGAAACATGCACATAGCAAGACCGTAATATGGTCATGAATACACTTGATATGCCCGCAACAACTAAATAGAGGTTCAGTAGGTCTCAAGGTGAGCAAAATATAATCATCTAGTCAATAGTTTTGCATTTttcattaatatattttttttttaattagatgGTATTCGGGCCAGCTTGAGGTACCCGTACCTACTAATTCAACAGAGTACCTGCTATGCTCCACTAACAAAGGTACCTCGTAACTATGTCCATGAATGTTGACGCTCCATAAAATCTGACAAATCGAAGGCTGCACTAAACAAGTGACCAAGTTTGTAAGGTTTTCTCATAGATAAACTGGCAAGAGTGATATCTGAAGTACCTCAATGGAGGAAGTTCACCCAAACATGAAACAGCAGTGCTGGCATTCCTAATCCAAACATATTATTAGACAAAAAAACTATATATAACCTGTTCATCTTATTAACCTGTTGCTGCAGTAATTAATCATGAACTCATTTAGGACTCAAGAATCCTAACATCCTTAGAGACGCTTCTACAATCTCCtagaaatggaaaagaaaaagacgCTATCTGATAGCCCTTCACAAAAATCTGCTACAATTAAGTCATATCTAAATACAATTCCCCTGCCTATCCTTTTTGAGACATATTATGGCCATTCAAGAGCAACTTAAATTACACAGTTTGTGAAAGCTTACAGTTGAACCTGTTTTAATTAGTTTCATGCTTAATTATGATAGGCAAGTTTTACCAGCAATTATTTCAGTTCATCCATATGAATCAATGATGTCATAGACTAGTATGAGTTAAGACATACAGAAAGATCGTAATTGGGTCCAAACATGTCACACTCGATGGAAAGGCATTCTTTATGTGAGATCTAACATCAAACTGCAACCTAAATTGCTACCTTTATCGACATTCTCACATGGCTCATCATTTTAGCTCCCACGTTTTGATAGTTGAGAAAACAACTCACTTGTGATCCAAGCTAGCACTATGCATAATACAATTGCCCCAAAATTAAGACATCAGGATTGTTTTAGTCTTTCAATAAAATATATGTTCTGCTTCAACAAacgaaataatgaaataaaattgaatACTCCTAAAAGAGATTACAGGCTCAAAACAATGCACCGCAAATTAAAGACAAGGCCACAAGTACAGCACAAGGAATAATACGCACAATCAAAATTCTCCTCAACCAACTCTAAGAAATTAAGGGAGCAGATATTGTCCCCAACACCTAATTCAGTTTGATGCATCAACAGAAAATCTTAATTATTATTTGACTCAGGATTTCTACTATTTTAAATACTAGCCGAAGGACGAACGAAATATTGAACGTAACACTCACATTTCAGGGACCGTTTATAGAGCTTGTTCAGAGTGTCTCAATAGTACTGGCCTGAAAATTGTTAATTCGAACACGTACCTAGGGCTGGGCATATTTCAGTAAAATCGATAAATTGGAATCGAAAAAATAtgattgagttattgatatcaCGCAAATGACTAGGTAACATTTTAGTGTTATTAGTGAGTTAATGGTTCGATAACGGTTGATCAATTCTATTAGCAATTTAACTGATAACTTAATAAtctttattaaaattataattttattctTAGGTATATAAAGCCACCTTAGGGCTTAGAGACCTTCATTCTCAATTTTCTCGTCTTCTCCAAGCTCCAAAAGATCTGAGACTTCAAACACTCATTACTTAAGGCATTGCTTCGTCTAACCGCACCGTTAACAATCAACAACGGATAAATTGATAACTGAACTACTCTCGATCAATAACCGATAAATTGATGACTGAACTATTCTCGATCGATAACCGAATACCACATATGGGTGGTTCagttattaatttaaaatgtttATAAAATGATAAACGATATGTCGAACCGATAACGTTCAAAACCATTAACATACGTTCTAGCAAAAActtataaaacttataatccTAAACCAACCATACGTACTTGTGCGTGTAtaagttttttaaaactaaataattACAAGTACAAATAAACATCATTGATTTTAAAACAGattaaaataatatcaaaaataaTAACCGCCTTGTCTTTTTGGTTCCTCGTATTAAAAGAGAATTTAAAATGATAATATTACATAATAGGATCTGGCCACCAAGCTCCGGCTAGTAGTTGTATAGATAGCGCATGTCAGAGAAACAGTAAACGATATGTTTGTTCTAACTCCTACCTTCAATAATTAATGGgctaaaattaactcatttgtGTATCGGAATTTAACATCAAATCTCCAGAATCCTGAGTTCAAACGAGCAATTTCTTTTTAAGAGATAACTCCAATTTCTAGCCTCTGAAAACATTTGATTCTAATAAGTATGTCCACACAATTTAGCTTCCTATTTTTATCCTATGCTATCTGGTTTTCAGATTGTACACACTACGCTAGCATTCACATTCATAAGTTTATAGAGCAGGTAATGATTCCTGCCGCCATGAAAACTCAGAAAAATCCGCTGGCTCCGTGTAATCAAACAACCCGTCAAGCGTCACAAAGTCGCCTTCGTCGTTTCCGTTACCGCTAACGACGTCATTATCTCCTTCCCTTGCCTCGGGATCCATCCCTAAATCAAACGTGTCATAATTAGGCATCTCGGCGAATTCTGAAGCCTCTGTTATGACGGCAGATTCGCCGTTAACCTGATCATAGGGAGGAGAAACTGATGGAGGTAAACCGAGCTCATCATCGGAGGCTTCGAGGAGGTAACCGATGTCCGGTCGGGAGTTGACGGAATCTGATGACGTCAGATCAAGTACTGTCTGTGGATCGCCGTTAAGTATCTCTTCCTCAAAGCTCTTCATGATATTGTCGAGATCCTCAATCTCCGGTGTGCATTCCGTTAAAGTGTCAGGCTCATCTAAGATGTCCAATATGTCTTCTCTTATCTGCGAGTCCAGGTACACATCTCTTTCCACGTCATCCGAGTGAGAGTCGACTCGGTCCAACTCGGACGAGTCTGTGTTAACTCGCTTGGACTCAGGTGAGTCATCGATTGAGTCCAATCCTGACTCAACTCGGGTCCGCTTGTTGCTGTTATTCTCGGTTTTCAACTCTTTTTTCATGGTGAAAGGACAATATAGGTTGATTTGAAATGAGATGTTTATCTTTTTGAATAAagtaaatataatattagtGGGGGAGGTGGGGTTGTGGGGAAGCCACACTAGGCTATCGTGTAGAATTTCTAGGTCTAGAGAGAGATAATGGAAAAAGGAAAACCAAAAAAGAGTTGTTTGCTTTTGgcagttgtaattgtttgttgGTTATATGggtaaaaaagaagagagaaggaaaatttgagaagcAGTGAAGGAGATAATGAAGGGCAAGATACTTTATATAGTGGGAGCGAATAGGATGGGGGACCAAAGGGTGACAGCGATAAGATTTggttttgtgtgtgtgtgtgtggggccgggggggggggggggcgtggGCACGGGAGAAAGGAGACAAAAGATGCTGTTTTCAGGTTAAGATGCAAAGGTGTAGGGAAGTGGAGGTGGCAATTATAGTCAATAAAAATTTGGATTTTCTCCCTCcaacttttttatttgttacttttgttcaatttatgtggcatcatTTAATTTGACATAAAACgtaagataaaaagaaaaatgtttaaaatttatgattttaaacaaattttatatatttatatggttATAAATTATTCTATTAAAGATTGAaagaataattttaaaattaggTTATTTATAATTATTGAAATGTgactttttgggacagactaaaaatgaaagaatgttacataaattgagacggagaaaGTATTTATATTAGAGTCTGATTAAATCCAGTTCACATTGAAAAATCATGTATTGAGGGTAAAACCCTAATTTGGAGGGGAATTTTACACTGTATGCCAATTATGGCAAAATATTTACTCATTTTAGCTCATCTTTTTTAAATTACCTGCTATAGCCATTTTTTCCTCTTCAGTTTTTCTTAGTCTTAtgcattattatacacttttatacaagattTATATATTGTTGACTGTAgatgtataaagttatatattgttgtataatattatatactagtcttatacattattataaacttttatacaaggtgTATACGTTGTCTACATta
Coding sequences within it:
- the LOC132055513 gene encoding uncharacterized protein LOC132055513, with translation MKKELKTENNSNKRTRVESGLDSIDDSPESKRVNTDSSELDRVDSHSDDVERDVYLDSQIREDILDILDEPDTLTECTPEIEDLDNIMKSFEEEILNGDPQTVLDLTSSDSVNSRPDIGYLLEASDDELGLPPSVSPPYDQVNGESAVITEASEFAEMPNYDTFDLGMDPEAREGDNDVVSGNGNDEGDFVTLDGLFDYTEPADFSEFSWRQESLPAL